GCAGATGTCCGATATTTTAGTGCTTCATTATAAACCTGAATTGCTAACTGGAGATTTTCTACTGGTTGTTCATACTGGGAAAGATTCCAATAAGCAGTACCAATATTATTTTGAATCATGCCATATTTTAGGGGTTCATCTGTCGGTTGATAGTGAATAACTGCTAATTTATAAGCAGCGATCGCCCTTGTCAAATGTTCCACAGGCTGATTATACTGTCCTAGATGCCAGTAAGCTGTACCTAAATTATTCTGACAAGCAGCATATTTTAAAGGTTCTATATCCTCCTGTCGGTAACGCAACGCCTCATCATAAGCCACAACCGCAAAACTCCAGTTTTCCACCGCGTCAGCAAACCTAGCTAAATCACCATAGGCAGTACCAAGGTTATTTTGAATACGAGTATAAGTTTCCGGCTGAGTATCACCTGTAATCAACTTGAGTGCTAACTTATAAAAATCTATCCCTTGCTGAATATAAATCTTTGCTTCTTCAGAATTATCGGGGATACGGTGCAACATCCAGTAAAGAGTCCCCAAATCATTCAAAACATCTGGAAGTTGTGGAGAACTTTCATCATAACTAACAGCCTCCTGATAAGCTAGAATTGCTATCATTAGATTTTCCGCCGTTGCTTTTCCTTCCTCAATCTGCAACCGATAGAAATTACCAAGATTCTGATAAGCTATCCCTAACTCTTCCTCCTTAGCCTTTTGAATATGTAACTGTTCAATTTCTCCAAGTATTTGTTGAATTTGATCACTATTATCAGCAGTTATTGTTTCCTTAATTAATCCTTGCAACTCCTGATTAATATGAGATAAGGCAAGTTCGCGCTGATTATTCGTAATTTGAGGAGATGGAACAGGAGATTTTTCTGGTATTTCTGTGCTTAAATATGTAGTTGTTGTTAAAGGTAAATCAGGTTTATTTGTGGCTTTAATGTCTGGAGAAATTTTTTCCTCATTCACAATTAAATTATCTAAATTTTCTCGTTCTAAACTACGGGAGTCAGCCACAACCTCTGAATAACCCCTATTATCTATAGTTGGTGTCGGTTCTCCCTCAAATACAAATACACCCGTGCGACAATGCCAAAATTTGGGTGC
The DNA window shown above is from Anabaena sp. WA102 and carries:
- a CDS encoding tetratricopeptide repeat protein, which gives rise to MYTETRGKTQLNTSVNETVHTENTGLNRQVYQRLKLALSLGLRRQILFAICDDLHLRNRIAARLHSTLAYPVGKVLYQRDNVGDFSTPAYPRLVTIRLNLSDPNPIAQINQWLANYPPPLVGGSTENPGRPLPIPGFQIVGVEMLTKEPVAVQRLFLNYLHLSEQHLSGYKSSRFLESSLLFWVSRPWLSAIQQSAPKFWHCRTGVFVFEGEPTPTIDNRGYSEVVADSRSLERENLDNLIVNEEKISPDIKATNKPDLPLTTTTYLSTEIPEKSPVPSPQITNNQRELALSHINQELQGLIKETITADNSDQIQQILGEIEQLHIQKAKEEELGIAYQNLGNFYRLQIEEGKATAENLMIAILAYQEAVSYDESSPQLPDVLNDLGTLYWMLHRIPDNSEEAKIYIQQGIDFYKLALKLITGDTQPETYTRIQNNLGTAYGDLARFADAVENWSFAVVAYDEALRYRQEDIEPLKYAACQNNLGTAYWHLGQYNQPVEHLTRAIAAYKLAVIHYQPTDEPLKYGMIQNNIGTAYWNLSQYEQPVENLQLAIQVYNEALKYRTSADVPQAYAATQNNLGIAYWHLANQPQTTKEDQQKLIKLCINAYEETVNIAHSFSNLPLNFDLYVTHNNLALAHHDLVTNLSFNGDKKTLSQHLEAALENHLHALSGFDRKTENYQTTIGYIVNTIRTFHNELGIQGQNLALSKLPGQLLPDVLRKL